Proteins found in one Chrysemys picta bellii isolate R12L10 unplaced genomic scaffold, ASM1138683v2 scaf1, whole genome shotgun sequence genomic segment:
- the LOC135977484 gene encoding alpha-2-macroglobulin-like codes for MGKDRLPGGPSIFLLLLFLLPGDTSPTTEPQYMVLVPFLIHTNGPEKVCIQLTHLNESVTLSATLEYAGENRSLIADVVSEKDVFKCIPFTVPKSSSSSAAFLTVLVKGPTLEFRSRKSVLVKNSESLVFVQTDKPVYKPGQTVLFRIVSLDEDFRPLNEKFALVFIKDPQRNRVYQWREVELNGGLTQLSFPLTSEPIQGTYNVVVQKESGTNLEHSFTVEEYVLPKYEVSVKLPKKITIQNEELKVAVCGLYTYGTPVPGLVNVRVCRRFSQSRSHCYGREAEAVCEEFTRQADVRGCVSNVVKTKIFQLKRKSYEMKIEVEGKITEEGTGVELTGTGSSEITDTMSKISFEQVDSHYIPGIPFSGQVKLVDGTDAPIANETIRISVGRNNYEANYTTNEEGRVSFSIDTVNFTENSIQITANHKSELNCYDRDWITPVYSNAVHTATRFYSPSQSFLKIEPLSQTLSCGSNEMVRVHYILKPEAVGEQKEIVFYYVVMAKGGIVRAGTEVHPVGDGEHIQVFELSLPVRPDIAPLARVLVYTTLPSGDVIANSEDFKIENCFANKVDLHFSPAEGLPASDTHLRIGASPGSLCAIRAADKSVFLMKPEAELSPSSVSATRAGLVWKVPRITRES; via the exons ATGGGGAAGGACAGGCTGCCCGGTGGCCCGAgcatcttcctcctgctcctcttcctcctccctggaGACACCTCGCCCACCACCGAACC GCAGTACATGGTGCTAGTGCCCTTTCTGATCCACACCAACGGTCCTGAAAAGGTCTGTATCCAGCTGACCCATCTGAACGAGTCTGTGACGCTGAGCGCCACGCTGGAATACGCAGGGGAGAACAGGAGCCTGATCGCAGATGTGGTGTCGGAGAAGGACGTGTTCAAGTGCATCCCGTTCACA GTTCCAAAGTCCAGCAGCTCATCAGCAGCGTTTCTCACGGTGCTGGTGAAGGGGCCGACGCTGGAGTTCAGGAGCCGGAAATCAGTGCTGGTCAAGAACTCAGAGAGCCTGGTCTTTGTCCAGACGGACAAACCCGTCTACAAACCCGGACAAACAG TTCTGTTTCGGATCGTCTCTCTGGACGAAGACTTCCGTCCCCTGAATGAGAAG TTTGCACTGGTCTTCATCAAA GACCCACAGAGGAACCGTGTGTACCAGTGGCGAGAGGTGGAGTTAAATGGGGGTCTCACCCagctctccttccccctcacctCCGAGCCCATCCAAGGCACCTACAACGTGGTGGTGCAGAAGGAGTCGGGGACCAATCTCGAACACTCCTTTACTGTGGAGGAATATG tgctgccCAAGTACGAGGTGTCGGTGAAGCTGCCCAAGAAAATCACCATCCAGAATGAGGAGCTGAAAGTGGCCGTCTGTGGTCT ATACACCTATGGGACCCCTGTCCCCGGCCTGGTGAATGTCCGTGTGTGCCGGAGATTCTCCCAGTCCAGGTCACACTGCTATGGAAGAGAGGCCGAGGCTGTGTGTGAGGAATTCACCAGACAG GCGGACGTTCGAGGCTGTGTCTCCAATGTGGTGAAGACTAAAATATTCCAGCTCAAGCGAAAGAGCTATGAGATGAAAATTGAGGTTGAAGGCAAGATCACGGAAGAGGGTACAG GAGTGGAGTTAACTGGGACAGGCTCCAGTGAGATCACAGACACCATGAGCAAAATCAGCTTTGAGCAGGTGGACTCTCATTACATACCAGGGATCCCCTTCTCCGGGCAG GTGAAGCTGGTGGATGGGACCGATGCTCCAATCGCCAACGAAACCATCCGGATTTCCGTAGGGAGAAACAACTACGAAGCCAATTACACAACGAATGAAGAGGGCCGAGTCTCGTTTTCTATAGACACTGTCAACTTCACAGAAAACTCGATTCAAATCACT GCAAACCATAAATCTGAACTGAACTGTTACGACAGAGACTGGATCACCCCTGTGTATAGTAACGCCGTTCACACAGCAACACGCTTTTACTCCCCGAGTCAGAGCTTTCTCAAAATCGAGCCCCTGTCTCAGACTTTAAGCTGCGGCTCCAATGAGATGGTCCGGGTGCACTACATCCTGAAGCCAGAGGCcgtgggggagcagaaggaaatcGTCTTTTACTATGTG GTGATGGCCAAGGGAGGCATAGTGAGGGCAGGCACCGAGGTGCATCCCGTGGGGGATGGAGAAC atatCCAGGTATTTGAGCTGAGCCTCCCCGTGCGGCCTGATATCGCCCCCCTGGCCCGGGTACTCGTATACACCACTTTACCAAGCGGGGACGTTATCGCCAATTCCGAAGATTTCAAGATTGAAAACTGCTTTGCCAATAAG GTCGACTTGCATTTCTCACCGGCCGAGGGCCTCCCCGCCTCTGACACTCACCTCCGGATCGGAGCCTCCCCGGGCTCCCTGTGTGCCATCCGTGCTGCGGACAAGAGCGTCTTCCTCATGAAGCCTGAAGCAGAGCTCTCGCCCAGCTCTGTAAGTGCCACAAGAGCTGGTCTTGTCTGGAAAGTGCCGAGAATCACTCGTGAGAGCTAG